The following proteins are encoded in a genomic region of Paenibacillus sp. FSL H3-0469:
- a CDS encoding DEAD/DEAH box helicase family protein codes for MKIKFKQQQFQLDAIKSIVDVFQGQPNESSRFTLDKGRRQKSVEIGDLFRQTSGYDSEYGFKNNPIKLVEQEVLDNIQAMQRHNGLKLSERLEGKYNLTVEMETGTGKTYAYIRTMFELYKKYGWSKFIIVVPSIAIREGVLKTFKITEDHFMAEYGSKARYFVYNSKDLPHIDKFASDAGINVMIINAQAFNARGKDARRITMELDDFQSRRPIDVIASTNPILIIDEPQSVEGQKTKEALKDFKALFTLRYSATHREDYNKVYRLDALDAYNMKLVKKISVKGISVKGSSGTNSYVYLEGVDVSNKHAPVARLEYEKRTKTGLTKVSKKIVTGDDLYQLSENLEQYRGYKVSEINGQNSSVSFINGITLFAGDVQGDVSELHFRRIQIRETLKSHYEKERVLFYKGIKVLSLFFIDEVSKYRQYDKDGNELNGNYADVFEEEYMELLNEQQSLFADDPYVQYLNTIRVKDTHKGYFSIDKKSNRFVDSKVSARESDSDDADAYDLIMRQKEQLLSFEEPTRFIFSHSALKEGWDNPNVFQICTLKHSDSTIKKRQEVGRGLRLCVNKYGERIDSSIPGIDVHEINALTVVASESYEQFAKQLQNEIAATLSDRPRMADSGFFLEKVLVNACGEQLKIDERLANKLQNAFIRNGYTDDDYNLTDAYFAAVEEQNVKLPDELNAHQEQLIELVKSIYVEGKSDMTNDDRKNTVPNITVNSNFYKKEFEELWNRINKRSVYTVQFDSEELVRKSIMTIDMSLDVPSIRYSIKHGEMNEIESREQLKQGEAFKIRETDADYVHQAAVSKIKYDLIGKLMDETKLTRKTIVSIMKGIKQAKFMQFQKNPEEFILRASRLINEQKATTIIESITYDVINDTFDNDVFTKNTLKGQLGQNAIAVEKHIYDYVVTDSKVERAFAKELDTSKEVNIYAKLPRGFYIPTPVGNYNPDWAIVFKEGDVKYIYFIAETKGSLDSMELREVEKAKIECARRHFAKLNSDQLKYDVVNNYEKLMEIVKG; via the coding sequence ATGAAGATTAAATTTAAACAACAGCAGTTTCAATTGGATGCAATAAAGAGCATTGTTGACGTATTTCAAGGGCAGCCCAACGAATCCTCTCGCTTCACGCTTGATAAAGGTCGGCGACAAAAGAGTGTGGAAATCGGCGATCTCTTTCGACAAACAAGCGGCTATGATTCGGAGTATGGATTCAAAAACAACCCCATCAAGCTAGTCGAACAGGAAGTCCTGGACAATATTCAAGCGATGCAACGTCACAATGGATTGAAATTATCGGAGCGGCTTGAGGGCAAGTACAATCTGACGGTTGAAATGGAAACCGGCACGGGTAAAACCTATGCGTATATTCGGACGATGTTTGAGTTGTACAAAAAGTACGGTTGGAGCAAATTCATTATCGTTGTTCCGTCGATTGCGATTCGCGAAGGGGTTCTAAAGACATTTAAGATTACTGAAGACCACTTCATGGCGGAGTATGGATCGAAGGCACGTTACTTCGTTTATAATTCCAAGGACCTGCCTCATATCGATAAATTTGCAAGTGACGCTGGCATTAACGTTATGATTATTAACGCCCAGGCGTTTAATGCGAGAGGTAAAGATGCAAGAAGAATTACAATGGAACTGGATGACTTTCAATCCCGACGACCGATTGATGTAATCGCCAGCACCAATCCTATACTCATCATCGACGAGCCGCAATCGGTTGAAGGTCAGAAGACGAAAGAGGCATTGAAGGATTTCAAGGCGTTATTTACACTGCGATATTCGGCAACTCATCGTGAAGACTACAACAAAGTCTATCGCCTTGATGCACTGGATGCCTACAACATGAAGCTGGTCAAGAAGATCAGCGTGAAAGGCATCTCGGTCAAAGGATCAAGTGGAACGAACAGCTACGTGTATCTCGAAGGTGTTGATGTCAGCAATAAGCATGCTCCTGTAGCGCGGCTTGAGTATGAAAAACGCACCAAAACGGGATTAACCAAAGTATCCAAAAAGATCGTCACAGGCGACGACCTCTATCAATTGTCCGAGAACTTGGAACAGTATAGAGGTTACAAAGTATCCGAGATCAATGGCCAGAATAGCAGTGTCAGCTTTATTAATGGAATCACGTTGTTCGCCGGAGATGTGCAAGGTGATGTAAGCGAGCTTCATTTCCGGCGAATCCAGATTCGGGAGACGCTGAAATCACACTACGAGAAGGAGCGAGTGTTGTTTTATAAAGGAATTAAAGTGCTCTCGCTCTTCTTTATCGACGAAGTTTCCAAGTATCGACAATACGATAAAGACGGCAACGAACTGAACGGCAATTATGCGGACGTTTTTGAAGAAGAGTACATGGAACTCCTGAACGAACAACAATCATTGTTTGCAGATGATCCATATGTTCAATATTTGAATACCATTCGCGTAAAAGATACGCATAAAGGGTACTTCTCCATCGACAAAAAGAGCAATCGGTTCGTTGATTCCAAGGTGTCTGCCAGAGAAAGCGATTCTGATGATGCGGATGCATACGACCTGATTATGCGACAGAAGGAGCAACTTCTTAGCTTTGAAGAACCAACGCGATTTATCTTCTCTCACTCGGCGTTGAAGGAAGGCTGGGACAACCCGAACGTATTCCAGATTTGTACGCTCAAGCACAGTGATTCTACGATCAAGAAGCGTCAGGAAGTTGGACGCGGATTACGACTCTGCGTGAACAAGTATGGTGAACGGATAGATTCCAGTATTCCAGGTATTGACGTTCACGAGATCAATGCACTAACCGTTGTCGCAAGCGAATCCTATGAGCAATTTGCCAAACAACTCCAGAACGAGATTGCCGCGACATTGTCGGATCGACCACGTATGGCGGACAGTGGCTTCTTTTTAGAAAAAGTCCTAGTGAATGCCTGCGGCGAACAGTTAAAGATCGATGAGAGGCTCGCAAACAAGCTGCAAAACGCGTTCATTCGAAATGGATATACCGATGATGACTACAATCTGACGGATGCTTATTTTGCTGCTGTAGAAGAACAAAACGTCAAACTACCTGACGAGCTGAATGCACATCAAGAGCAGCTTATTGAACTGGTTAAATCAATCTACGTTGAAGGCAAGTCGGATATGACGAACGATGATAGGAAGAATACCGTTCCTAACATCACGGTGAACAGCAACTTTTACAAGAAAGAATTTGAGGAGTTGTGGAACCGGATTAATAAGAGATCGGTTTATACGGTTCAGTTCGATTCGGAAGAATTGGTGCGGAAAAGCATCATGACGATTGATATGAGCTTGGACGTGCCTTCCATTCGTTATTCTATCAAGCATGGGGAAATGAATGAGATCGAATCCCGTGAACAATTGAAGCAGGGCGAAGCTTTCAAAATTCGAGAGACGGATGCGGATTATGTTCACCAAGCTGCGGTATCGAAGATCAAGTACGACTTGATCGGCAAGCTGATGGATGAGACGAAGCTTACCAGAAAGACAATTGTGTCCATTATGAAAGGCATCAAGCAAGCTAAGTTCATGCAGTTCCAGAAGAATCCCGAGGAGTTTATACTCCGAGCATCCAGACTGATCAATGAACAGAAGGCGACGACGATTATAGAATCCATTACGTATGATGTAATCAATGATACATTTGATAACGATGTGTTCACGAAGAACACTCTTAAGGGACAGCTTGGACAAAACGCGATAGCGGTTGAGAAGCACATCTACGACTATGTGGTGACGGACTCCAAAGTTGAGCGAGCTTTCGCGAAAGAGCTGGATACGAGCAAGGAAGTGAACATATATGCCAAGCTGCCGCGGGGTTTCTACATCCCGACTCCAGTCGGCAACTACAATCCGGACTGGGCAATTGTATTCAAAGAAGGTGACGTCAAATATATCTATTTTATTGCTGAGACAAAAGGCTCTTTGGACTCAATGGAATTGCGTGAAGTTGAGAAGGCGAAAATTGAATGCGCACGGAGGCATTTTGCCAAACTGAATTCAGATCAGTTGAAATACGATGTGGTTAATAACTATGAGAAGTTGATGGAGATTGTGAAGGGATAG
- a CDS encoding helix-turn-helix transcriptional regulator produces the protein MRHRKEPPGDKNIIGSRVVAIRKAKKMKQKDFLARLQTFGLDISPTSLSRLEGQHRLVQDYEVVAIAKALEVSVGELLGEKE, from the coding sequence ATGAGACATCGCAAAGAGCCCCCAGGTGATAAAAACATCATCGGGAGCCGAGTCGTAGCAATTCGCAAAGCTAAGAAAATGAAGCAAAAGGATTTCCTTGCCCGCTTACAAACCTTTGGTTTGGACATTAGTCCAACTAGTTTATCAAGATTGGAAGGCCAGCATAGGCTTGTCCAGGATTATGAGGTGGTGGCTATAGCGAAAGCGTTGGAGGTTTCTGTTGGGGAGTTGCTGGGGGAGAAAGAGTAA